The Candidatus Sulfotelmatobacter sp. genomic sequence CCTCGATGGTGCCGCATGTCGGCTCGAACGTTCCCACCGGCGCTGAGCGAAGCGTCACCTTCAAGCTGGTAGTTCCGACCAAGCCCGGGGCGGGGACGACGAGCCAGAGGCGCGTCCCGAAGTACGTCTCGCCGTCGACGCAGTCGATCGCGATCATCGTCAACGGCGGCACGCCGGTCGCCGAGACGATCCAGACCAGCGGTCCGAACTGCACGACGCCGACGGTGATCTCGCCGACCACCTGCACGATCTCGTTCACCGCGCCGGTCGGGACCGACACCATCGAGATCGACACGTACGATCAGCCGAACACCGGCTCCGGCCCCTACGTGGGCAACGACCTCTCGAACACCTCGTTCCTCGCCACGATCACCGCCGGGGAAAACAACGTCATCACCGCGACCTTGGGGGGCGTGGCCGCCTCGGCGACCGTCACCCCGCTGGCGAACTCGGGGTATCTGGTCGGTTCGCAGAGCGGCATGATCGCGTACGGCGACAAGTCGTTCAGTGTGGCCGTCGTCTCGTACGACGCCGACCAGAACCCGATCGTCGGGCTGGGCGCACCGTCGCTCTCCCTGCAGGGATCGTCGGGACTTTCGATCACCGGCCCCGCCACCGGTGCCTCGCAGAACATCTTCACCTTCAAGAACACCGCGTTCGGAACCAGCGAACAGCTGATCGCGACGGTCACTCCCCTCGCCGGCACCACCGGACAGCCGGTCACCGAGGCGATTCCGGTCGAGACCAAGCACGTCGTCGTCTACACCCTCAACCCCACCAACAACGCGGCCTACGTCTTCTACGACGAGAACGGTACGGCGCAATACTCGCTCGCGGTCCCGGGCGGCAACAACGCGGAAGACGGTCTGGCGGTGGACGCCAACGGCACCGTGGCGATTCCGATCAGCAACGGGACGGTCGACGTGTATACGAACGGTGCGACCTCGCCGAGTTATACGATTAGCGGCGTGGTCAGCAATCCGGGCGGCGCGTGCTTCGATCACGAGGGCGACCTCTATCTCACCGACAGCAACGGCAACTCGGGGAACGGTCAGGTCGAGATGGTCACGGCCGGCGGGACGACGACCGCGGCGACCTACAAGACCGACATCGTGGGCCCCTTCGCATGCGCCGTCGATCCGGTCGACGACTCGCTGTGGGTGCTGAACCTGGGCAACTCGTCGGTCGTGCAGTATCCGCACGGCTCGACCACGCCCGAGCAAGAGTTCGCTTTGAGCGGCGGCGAGAGCTACTCGGACGAGTCGATCGCGCTCGACCGCTTCGGCACGATGTACATCGGCGAGAACGACGCCAGCGACGTGCCGCAGGTGCAGGTCTATCTGCTCGGCACGCACTCGTCGGACTTCGTGTTGAACACCTATGACCCGAGCGGGTTCTGGGCCCCGACCGGCCTGGCGGTCGACGTCGCCGGAAACCTGTGGGTCGGCGACTTCACCAACGGGGGCGGCGGCGGCGCGGTCCAGGAGTACCCGGGCTACGTGACCGCGTCGTCGTCGGCGACGATGCTGCCGTACACGCCGCTCAACTCGCTGCTCGGCCTCGCGGTGAATCCGAGCCAGTAACCGCCGACGCCCGCTACGCCTTGCGGCGGGTGGTTTTCTTGCGGGTCGTCTTCTTGCGCGCCGCCGTCGCTTTCTTGCGCGTCGCGGTCTTCTTGCGGGTGGACGTCGCCTTCTTGCGGGTGGACGTCGCTTTCTTGCGGGTGGCCGTGGTCTTCTTGCGGGTCGAGGTCGCCTTCTTGCGGGTCGTTCCGGCGGCTTTGCGCGCGCGGGCCCGGCCGGCGACGGCGGCTCGCTTGGCGCGGGCGCTATGAGGCCGCACGCCGACGTCCGCGGCCGACGTCTCGCTCAGGTCGACGTCGTAGTGCTTGGCAGCCTTCTTGATGTTGGCGAAGGCCAGGTCACGATCGGCCGCCGAGACGCCTTCGACCTGGTCGAGCCGGGCGATCGCGTTGCGGACGTGCCGCGCGTCGGTCAGCGGCTCTTTGCGCTGCTTCGGAAACGCGTAGACGCTGTCGGGCAAATCGCTCTGCGTCGTGAGCCGCCCGTGCTTTTCGTGGGGACGCCATGTCGCTCGCATGGCCCCAGTGTACCCGAGCACGGGCGGCTCGCAAAGCCCTAGAAGTTGGTCCCCCCGTTATACGGCGGCCCGTTCACCGCGTACCCGAACAGGGTCCCGGCGGTCGTGTCCATGTACGTCTCGTCGGAGGCGAGGACGTACCCGGCCGCGATCAGCGCCTTGACCTGCGTGTCGTACTGGGCGACGTAGTTGGCCTGGTTGCCGTACAGCGTGGTCAGCTGCGAGCTGCTGAAGACGTTGAAGACGCCGGTGTTCCCACAGGTGTCGGAGATGCTGTTGGTCAGCGCCGGCGGCAGCGAGACTTCCTGGGCGCCGTCGGAAGCGATCTCGGTCGGCTGCCCGAGCGGGAACATCTCGTCGGGCGTGCGCACGCCGCCCTGCGGCCACATGTTCGCGTCCAGCGCCGGGACTTGAAGCGTGGCCCCGATCGAGTCGTTGAACGTGTTCAGCGTCGCGCCGTTGACGACCGTCGTCTGCACGCTCGGCGCGCTGGTCAGCGTGAAGTACGTGCTCGCCGGCAGCGACGGCGCGCTGCTCGCTGCGGCGACGCCGAGCTGTTTCTCCAACTCGAGGAAGATCGCGCGGAAGTACGGCTGATAGCCGATCGGGTTGGTCGCGACCGAGACGCCGGCGTCGCACGCGCCGCCTTGCGTGACGGCCGGGTTGGGCGCGAACACGCCGGCGCCGCTGGCGGCGGCCGGAACGGCGCTGGCGCCGTGCGGCCCGGGCCAGTCGTAGCGGCGATAGTTCGCGATCGACGTCGGCGAGTCGCTCAAGCTGGCGAACACGCGATAGAAGTCGGTGTAGTTCGCGACGTCGATGTAGAACGGATCGCTGCCGGGCCGGCTGAGCAACTGTGCCGCGCTCAGCGGCGACGCGCCCGCGTTCGCGTTGGGATCGAGGTACGCTCCCATCGGCGCGCCCGCCGCGGCGCCCAAGTTGTTGATCGCGAGCCAATTCCCGGTCCCGTCGATCGGGATCATGCCCTGGAAGACGGCCTTGAGGTTGGTCGGATCGACGTTGAAACCCTCGGCGAGCAGCGTGTTGACGGTCCATGCACTCTGGCTGATGCCGGTGAAGATGCGCGTCGCGAACGTCGGCGGCGTATAGGTCGCGCCGGTGACGGTCGGCGCCGCGGTGGTGCCGGCCAACATGCGGCCGAAGTCGCGCTCGACGACCAGCCCTTCACCCTGCGCGTTGGCGGGGATCGAGGTGTTGTCGCCGTTGGTCGTCGCGCTGCTCTGCCACTGCACGCGGCCGTACGCCGTCGCGTTGTTCTGCAAGAAGCCGTTGCCCATCCCGGTCGCCCACATCTGGCCGTCCGGTGAAGTGCCGCCGGTCGAAGCCGGGCTCTGGTTGAGGCTGCCGAGCGAGATCGCGGAGCTGCGGTTCTCGGCGTCGACGAGGATCACGGTGTCCGGCGCCGAGCCGGCGGCGGGCGCGATGATCTCGTACTGTGTCGTGTAGTCGACCATCCCGTTCGCGTCCTTCGGCTGCGAACCGATGTTCACGACCGCTTCTTTCGGATCGATGATGCCGCTGATGACGCCGTACGTCTTGACGTACGGGACGCCGTTGAACGTGCCGACCGGCAGTTGCCCCAGAACCGTCATCGAGACGACGCGCGATTTGAGAGCCAGTGCCGGGTTCGGGGTGGGAAGGTTACGCGGCGGCGTCGTGCCCGAGCCGCCGCACGCGGCCGGAACGACACCAAGGGTCGCGGCCAAAATGACCGCGAGCCGAAAAGCCGAGGGATGCAACAGGGGACCCTCCGCGGAAACTCGCCTCCACCCGGTGAGACGGAAAGTGGAAGAATATTCCCATCGTATCCCCTCGACCGGCGTACCAAACGGGGGCGCCCCCCGCTGGGTGAGTCAGCCCAAGTAGCCCACGCTGCGCTCGAGCGCGGTCCACGCGGCATCGCCGAACGCGACTTTTTCCTTGGCGTAGAAGCCGGCACTCGCGAGCCGGGCACGGAACGGCCCGACCTCGACGCGGTTGAGGACCATTCCGCGCCGCACGAGCTTGTCGGCCAGGCTGGCCTCGGAAAGCTGCATGTCGCGCCGGTTGGTGAGCGCCTTGGCGTCGATCTCTTCGTGCAAGATCGTCTGCAAGTCGGGCGGCAACGACTGCCAGGCCTGCGCGTTGGCGACAACCCAGAAGTTCGACCACATGTGGTTGGTCACCGAGATGTATTTCTGGACCTCGAAGAGCCGGTAGGTCTCCAAGATCGTGAACGGATTCTCTTGCGCGTCGACGACGTGCGTCTGCAGCGCGGTGTACATCTCGCTGGCCGCGATCGGCGTCGGCGCCGCGCCGAGCGCCGAGAACATGTCGGTCCAGATGTGCGTGGGCGGCGTGCGGATCTTCAAGCCGGCCATGTCGCCGACGACGCGTATCGGTTTGGTCGAGGTCGTCACCTGGCGGAAGCCGTTGACCCACGGCCGCGCGAACGTGTGGAACGGCCCTTTTTCGTCCATCTCCGCGCGCACGAGCGCGCCGAGCTGGCCGTCGAAGGCGGCCAGCGCCTGCGGTTGGTCGTGGAAGGCGAAGCCGATCCCTTCGATCCCGGCCAGCGGCGCGACGGCGGCGTAGATCCCCCCGTAGCCGGAGTAGAGCTGGATCGCGCCGGTGCGCACCTGCGAGAGCATCGCCGGATCGCCGCCCAGGACGTTGTTCGGATAGATCTCGATCGCCAGGCGCCCGTTCGAGCGTTTGGCGACCGCGTTCTTCACCAGCACCGCGTTGACGTGCAGCGGATGGTTCAGCTGGACCGCGTGTGCCCACTTGAGGGTGAACTGCGCAGCCCTGGCTGGCGCCCGGACGAACGCGATCGACGCGAACGTTCCGGCGGCACCGGCCAGGAAGGTCTTACGAGTCGGTGCGGTCTTAGATCGGGTCATGGTAGCCGGCGCGGATCATCTCCTCGCTCTGGCTACGCGCTTCGCGGAACAGCGCCTGCTGCGCCGGGGCCTGGTTCTGCGGCTCGGCCAGCAGCTTCGCCAGCTCCTCGTCGAAGAACCGCGAGACGTCCTGCGCCGTGTGCATGCCGTGGCGGACGCGCTGCGCGATCATCAGCCGATAGATGCGATCGGTGGCGAGGTCCTCCATGTAGCCGTCGAGCAGTGAGGCGCCCAGGCCGCTGAGGTACCCGTGGCGGTAGCGAATGACCGTGCGCACCGCCGCGCGCGTCCCGGCTTCGCTCTTCGTGCCGACGCCGGCGATCGAGGGCAAGAGGTCCGGCGTCGCGTTCGCGCCCGGCTTGCGCTTCATCCCTTGATTGGGTTTGGGGAATTGGGCGACCGCGATCGCATTCTGGTCCGGATGGCCGGTCCAGGCGCCGTCGAACAGACACGCCGCTTCGTTCTGCTTGTCTTTCTCGAGGACGGCCATCGCGCGCGCGTTCAGCTCGGGATCGCCGCGGTCGGGGAAGAGCGCGGTCATGCCGCCGACCGCCAAGATGCCGTGCCGGTGCGAGACTTCGGGGATACGCTCGCGCAGGTTCTGGAAGAAGCCGACGTCGGTCGGGATCGTGTTGCGATCGGGCAACACCCAATTCGGATCTTCGAGATTGTAGTCGATCAGCGATGCCATGTAGTCCCAACGGCCCAGGTTCAGTCCCAAGATGTGATCGCGCAAGTTGTACGCGAACTCTTCGATCTCGTACGCGAACGGGAACGCCTCGACCAGCGCCATCGCCTTGATGGCGTAGGGATCGTCGAGGCCCTTGGCCTTCGCCAGCGCTTGGAAGACGTCGCGCCACCACAGCGCTTCCTCGGCCGACTCGGATTTCGGGATGTAGATCGCGAGCGGGTGCTTCAAGCGCGTGAAGTCGAGCTTGTAGACGAGCAGCGCGAGATCGAACAGGCCGGCCGACGTCGGCTCGTCGTAGACGCCGGCTTGTCCCAAGTGCAGGCCGCGCACGCGCGTCCACAGCACGGTCGAGGACGGCTTGATCGCGACCGTGTTGCCGCCGCGCTTCTGGTCGACGTACGTGAGCTGGCCGTAGTACGCCTCGATCGCGTTGTCGATCGCCAGCAAGATGCGCGCGAAGTCGTTCGCCATCGAGTCTTCGAAGTCGATCATCACCGCCGGCGAACCGGAGTTGAGCAGCTTGACGACCAGCTCGTGATCGTCGGCGGGCCCGGTCATCTGATTGCGCTGATCGGCGACCCACGCCGGCAGCTCGACCTTCCAATCGCCCTGCGCCGCCGAGGGCGGCAGATACGCCGGCTTCTCGCCGCGCTGCGAGGCCGCGAGCCGCTCGTGCCGCTTGGCCAGCAGCGCCTGTTGGCGGTGCGTGAACGCGTCGTGCAGCGGTTTGTAGAAAGCGGCGAACCCCGCCGGCAGGTCGTTCTCGATCGAGAAGCCTCGCGGGGCGGTGTTCATCGGAGGGATGTGACCCGTCTGCGTCTGCATGCCGGCCCTTTCGCCGTTTCCCGGTGGACCCATCCGCCCGCGTAGGCCAGCCGTCCAATCCGAGCCAATTGGAAGTGATGTGCGCAATGAGGAGTTTTCCGCCCTCGACCTGTAGTTCCGACACCGGATGCGCCCGTAGCTCAACTGGATAGAGCGAGGCACTCCTAAGGCCGAGGTTGGCGGTTCAAGTCCGCCCGGGCGCATGTTTCCCTCCAGGAGCCCAGGTCATCGCACGACGCGTGTACGGTATCGTCCGCGCGGCCTCGCTCATGGCAGCGGTGGTCGTGGCCGTGCTATGCGGTCCGGCGGCGGTGCGCGCGCTGCTGCCGGCCGATCTCGCGTTCCTGACCGGGGCCGGCGTCGTCGCCTTGGCGCTCGGCATGATCCGTCCGCCGGCCGCGCACTTCGAACGCAGCCTGCGTCCGACGCCCGAGAGCGATCGGGTCGGCCTGCTGATCCCGGTGCTGATCGCGGTGCTGGCGGTCGAGGGCTGGTTCTGGGCGGCCGTGCTCAACGTCGTCGCCAGCCTGGTCCGCATCGACGGGCTGCGGCGCCGCTCGCTGAGCGACCGGATCCTGACCTCGGCGCTGCGTTTTCCCGGCTGGTGGGCGGCCGGGCTCGTCGCGGCGCCGCTGCGCGGCGTCGTGTCGACCACCCCGACGCTAAGCGCGCTGGGCATCTTCGTCGGGATCGCGACCGCCGCGGCGCTGCTGATCGACCTGCTCTGGATCGACCCGCTGACCGCCGCGCGCCAAGGCCGCTCGCTGCTGCGCGTCTGGCAGCGGCACCTGGCCGACCGCGGCACGGTGCTGACCGCGCTCGCGGAAGCGGGATGGGGGTACGTGGTCGCGCGCGTGTTCCTCGGCGACGGCGCGCTGCTGGGGATCGGGACGATGATCCCGCTGCTCGTGTTCGCGGTCGTGCTGGTGCGCTTCGCGCGCGCGAACGCGCGGCTGCACCGGTTGACGATCTCGCGCGCGGCGGTCGACGCGATGCTGCGCGCCAGCGACCCGCAGCCGCAGATGCGCTCGCTGCTCGAGAGCGTCGATCCGCGCATCGTGCGCGAGTCGGTCGAGATCGCGGCGTTCGGGCGCGGCGGCGGCGATCAGTGGACCCGGTTGGTGCGGTTCGGACCGCCGGTCACGCCCGAAGTCGAACGGCGCGGCGGCCGCGTGCTGCTCGAGCTGCAGGTGACCGGCGAGGACGTCGTCGTCGAGCACTACGACGAGGGCAGCGTCCAGGTCTACGCCGCGCGCGACGGCGAGAACCGCCTGCGCGGCGCGCTGCTGGTGTACCGTTCACCGCAGCACGCGCCGCTGGTCTCGCCGCGCGAGTTCGAGCGCGCCGCGGCGGAGCTAGGCCCGTTGCTCGGCGAGTACGGCGCGATCACCGCCACCCGCACCGCCGCGACGATCGACACGCTGACCGGCCTGGCCAACCGGCGCGGCGTCTCGCGCGCCTTCGACGAGGCGATGGCGTACGTGCGCGGCGGCGGCCGCTACGCGGTGCTGCTGCTCGACGTCGATCACTTCAAGTCGATCAACGACCTGCTCGGCCATCAAGCCGGCGACCGCGTCTTGGCGCAGATCGGAAAGGTCATCGCCGACAACATCCGCGGCGTCGACGTCGCCGGCCGCTTCGGCGGCGAGGAGTTCCTGGTGCTGCTGCGCGACGCCTCGCGCGAGCGCGCGATGCACGTCGCCGAGCGGCTGCGCGAAGCGATCGAGAGCGGCGGCTTCGCGTACGCCGACGGCAAGCCGGTCACGGTCTCGGTCGGCGTGGCCTACGCGCGGCCGGTCGACGGGACGGCGGACGTCGTCGAGCGCGCGGATCGGGCGCTCTATCGGGCGAAGAACGCGGGGCGCAATCGCGTCGTCGAATCCCCACTGCTCGCCGTCTGACCGAGGATCCGTCATCACCACCGCCCCGATCTACGTCATCGTCCAGCTGACCCCGACCGCGCGCTGGCTCGCGCTCGCGCGCGACGAGCGCGAACGCTGGGTCGAGGACCGCTTCGCCCAGCTCGCCGAGTCGTTCGCGGACGACGAGAGCGGGCCGCTCTGGTCGCAGGTCACCGAGATGCACACGACGCGCGGGATCGAGCGCAGCGTCGTCATGCTGTGGCGCATCGCCGACGACGACGCGCTCGGCGGCCTGGGCGAGATCCTCCAGCGCGCCGATCTGACCGATTACTTCGTGGTCGCGACCATCGGCGGATTCCGCGACGACGACCGCGCCTCGATCATGGGCCCGCTGGTCGACCTTTAGTGGCGGTCCGCTCAGGGGTGCGGGACGACCAGGCGGGCGGCGACGACGCCGGCGTAGACGGCGGCTAGGCCCAGGATCAGCGAGCCGGCCACGTAGGCGAAAGCACCGGCCAGTGCTCCGGCCCGGGTCAGCTGGAGCGCGTCCAAGCCGAAGCTCGAGAAGGTGGTGAAGCCGCCGCAGATGCCGGTCGCCAGGAACAGGCGGGCGTTCGGCGACATCCCGAGGAGGCCATCGGTTGCCAGCTCGGCGATCGCGCCGATGGCGAAGCAGCCGACCACGTTGACGATCAGCGTGCCCCACGGGAAGCCCGGCCCCCAGCGGCCGATCGCCAGCAGCGCGACCGCGTAGCGCAGCACCGAGCCGATCGCACCCCCCGCGGCGACCAGCAGCCCGTTCTGGAGGGTCACCGAGCGAACGGGCAGGGGGAGCGCACGGCCCGTCCTTCGGTTTACAGGGGCCGGACCCTGTGCTATGCTATCCGCTGGAACGGACCCCGCGTCCGTTTTCTTCATGTTCCCCGGCGCTCCGGGCCCCCTACAGACACGACGATGGCGAAAAAAGAAAACCGCGTGATGGTCACCATGGCCTGCACCGAGTGCAAGCGCCGTAACTACAACACGTTCAAAAATCGGCAAAAGACGAGCGAGCGCCTCGAGCTCAGCAAGTATTGCCGCTGGTGCCGCTGCCACAAGCCGCACCGGGAAACCAAGTAATCCTCGGGTATCGGCATTTCGCCGAACCCCTAAGGGCGGTGGCGCAATTGGTAGCGCAGCGGTCTCCAAAACCGCGGGTTGCAGGTTCGAGTCCTGTCCGCCCTGCC encodes the following:
- a CDS encoding DUF6582 domain-containing protein, producing the protein MRATWRPHEKHGRLTTQSDLPDSVYAFPKQRKEPLTDARHVRNAIARLDQVEGVSAADRDLAFANIKKAAKHYDVDLSETSAADVGVRPHSARAKRAAVAGRARARKAAGTTRKKATSTRKKTTATRKKATSTRKKATSTRKKTATRKKATAARKKTTRKKTTRRKA
- a CDS encoding alpha/beta hydrolase domain-containing protein — translated: MHPSAFRLAVILAATLGVVPAACGGSGTTPPRNLPTPNPALALKSRVVSMTVLGQLPVGTFNGVPYVKTYGVISGIIDPKEAVVNIGSQPKDANGMVDYTTQYEIIAPAAGSAPDTVILVDAENRSSAISLGSLNQSPASTGGTSPDGQMWATGMGNGFLQNNATAYGRVQWQSSATTNGDNTSIPANAQGEGLVVERDFGRMLAGTTAAPTVTGATYTPPTFATRIFTGISQSAWTVNTLLAEGFNVDPTNLKAVFQGMIPIDGTGNWLAINNLGAAAGAPMGAYLDPNANAGASPLSAAQLLSRPGSDPFYIDVANYTDFYRVFASLSDSPTSIANYRRYDWPGPHGASAVPAAASGAGVFAPNPAVTQGGACDAGVSVATNPIGYQPYFRAIFLELEKQLGVAAASSAPSLPASTYFTLTSAPSVQTTVVNGATLNTFNDSIGATLQVPALDANMWPQGGVRTPDEMFPLGQPTEIASDGAQEVSLPPALTNSISDTCGNTGVFNVFSSSQLTTLYGNQANYVAQYDTQVKALIAAGYVLASDETYMDTTAGTLFGYAVNGPPYNGGTNF
- a CDS encoding TRAP transporter substrate-binding protein → MTRSKTAPTRKTFLAGAAGTFASIAFVRAPARAAQFTLKWAHAVQLNHPLHVNAVLVKNAVAKRSNGRLAIEIYPNNVLGGDPAMLSQVRTGAIQLYSGYGGIYAAVAPLAGIEGIGFAFHDQPQALAAFDGQLGALVRAEMDEKGPFHTFARPWVNGFRQVTTSTKPIRVVGDMAGLKIRTPPTHIWTDMFSALGAAPTPIAASEMYTALQTHVVDAQENPFTILETYRLFEVQKYISVTNHMWSNFWVVANAQAWQSLPPDLQTILHEEIDAKALTNRRDMQLSEASLADKLVRRGMVLNRVEVGPFRARLASAGFYAKEKVAFGDAAWTALERSVGYLG
- a CDS encoding GGDEF domain-containing protein, producing the protein MYGIVRAASLMAAVVVAVLCGPAAVRALLPADLAFLTGAGVVALALGMIRPPAAHFERSLRPTPESDRVGLLIPVLIAVLAVEGWFWAAVLNVVASLVRIDGLRRRSLSDRILTSALRFPGWWAAGLVAAPLRGVVSTTPTLSALGIFVGIATAAALLIDLLWIDPLTAARQGRSLLRVWQRHLADRGTVLTALAEAGWGYVVARVFLGDGALLGIGTMIPLLVFAVVLVRFARANARLHRLTISRAAVDAMLRASDPQPQMRSLLESVDPRIVRESVEIAAFGRGGGDQWTRLVRFGPPVTPEVERRGGRVLLELQVTGEDVVVEHYDEGSVQVYAARDGENRLRGALLVYRSPQHAPLVSPREFERAAAELGPLLGEYGAITATRTAATIDTLTGLANRRGVSRAFDEAMAYVRGGGRYAVLLLDVDHFKSINDLLGHQAGDRVLAQIGKVIADNIRGVDVAGRFGGEEFLVLLRDASRERAMHVAERLREAIESGGFAYADGKPVTVSVGVAYARPVDGTADVVERADRALYRAKNAGRNRVVESPLLAV
- the crcB gene encoding fluoride efflux transporter CrcB → MTLQNGLLVAAGGAIGSVLRYAVALLAIGRWGPGFPWGTLIVNVVGCFAIGAIAELATDGLLGMSPNARLFLATGICGGFTTFSSFGLDALQLTRAGALAGAFAYVAGSLILGLAAVYAGVVAARLVVPHP